The DNA window ATATAGTTGCTATTTCTGTTTTTTATAAATTCATACGTATCATCCCAAATAGCATAATCATTTGATATATTTTTTGCATCTGTAATTGCATCATCTATTTTCGTAATAAGTAAGTCAATTCTATCTTTATTCTCTTGTATTTCTAATGTCTTAAAATCACTTATAAAATAGTTATAAGTAAATAGATTAAATAAAATCAGGTATAAAATAAATAGTGTCATAATAATGTATTTATTTTTGAAAAGAGCTTTCAAGTAGGTGACCTTTTAAATTTTTCTAAAATTATATCGTTAAATTTTAAATTTTGCAATTTAAAAGAATTATTTAAAAATTTTCAATTCTTTTAATAAAAAAATCAATTTATTAATTAATTTTTTTTCATCTAAAATTACCACCAAAAGCCACTTATATGATGTTTGTATAGTTTTTAAGTTTAATTTTAGAATATTTTTTTGTTTATAGATTATAATTCGCTTGTAGAATAAGGAATTGGATTTAAGAGCTTCTATTAGTAAATAATTTACTATAAAATTAGAAGTGTTTAGGTGTACTCTTAATGTAGAGTAGATTTGTACTAAAAAAATTGAACTTATAATAAGTTAAATAGGGGTATAAATGTTAAAAATAGTTCTTGCTATTTTTTTTGCAGCTTTCTTAAGTTATGCTGCGACTGATATTGAGACTAATGACACTGAACAAGTTGAAGAGATTCCTGCAATTAGTTTATGTGATAAAGTTTACGATGATTGTGCTTTAAAGTGCGAGGATAGTGATGATAAAGATAATGCAAAATGCTATGCAAATTGTGAAAAACTTTATGAAAAATGCTTAGAAGAGAATACTACGGAACAAACAGAAGAAAAGTAGTGTTTTTAGGCCTTATTCTACTTAATCGTAGGGAGATTTAGATTGAGTCAGGTAGATAATATAATCAATTCAAATTTAGAAATGATTGCCACTATAAAAAAAGAATTAAAAAATAGACAATTTGAACAAGCAGCGCAACTTTTTATTGATAATAATTTGTCATTTGAAGAGTTTATAAAAGTAGAAGATTTAAATGATGAAGATTTTGTGCAGCTTGCAAGTAAACTTATTGAAAAAAGTTTATGAATCGGGGAGAAAATGAAAAAAATTAAAAATGAAGACATTGTAAAAGACTACTATGAATATTTATGGAATAAACAAAATAAAGATTATATTGATATTTTGTTTGATGATGAAATAGAGTTTCATGGTTCATTAGGTATTCAAACTAGCGGTAAAAAAGAGTTTGAAGAGTATATGGACAATATCTTAACTGGTATTCCAAATCTTTATCATGGAATTGAAATTATGATAAAAGAAGA is part of the Arcobacter sp. CECT 8986 genome and encodes:
- a CDS encoding ester cyclase, with the translated sequence MKKIKNEDIVKDYYEYLWNKQNKDYIDILFDDEIEFHGSLGIQTSGKKEFEEYMDNILTGIPNLYHGIEIMIKEDDRIAVRAVYNGTHKGKLFDYEATNNRVKYNGASFFKFKDGKIVDVWVLGDLASLLKQIENGSNK